A stretch of Bombina bombina isolate aBomBom1 chromosome 2, aBomBom1.pri, whole genome shotgun sequence DNA encodes these proteins:
- the LOC128647080 gene encoding olfactory receptor 8H1-like: MATLKLLKSVFCTSLLLDCIFSVALTQPMKTDAIYNKTNVNEFIILGFSSVQEYQNLFLAFFLTIYLITLTVNISLLTIIRLSLELHKPMYFFLGNLSFLELGYISVTVPKIVLNIINNKKSISFSGCFAQLFFFTFLGATEIILLAVMSFDRYLAVCFPLRYTSIMTQKTCYVLAAVSWVFSFLTTSFPIIKISELHFCSANVINHFFCEAAPLLKLSCSDTYFEELFVIICASSVTITSVLLTMVSYGCILRAILKIPSVTGKQKAASTCASHLIVVTAFYSTVIAMYIKPTGSKGSLNKIMALVYAVFTPFVNPFIYSLRNKEVKDAFFRHVLKKGVQ, from the coding sequence atgcaatttataataaaacaaatgtgaatgaatttattattttgggattCTCCAGTGTTCAGGAATACCAGAATCTTTTTCTTGCATTCTTCCTAACAATATATCTCATCACCCTCACAGTGAACATTTCCCTCCTCACCATAATCAGACTGAGTCTAGAACTTCACAAGCCCATGTATTTCTTTCTTGGTAATTTGTCATTTTTAGAGCTTGGCTACATCTCTGTGACCGTCCCTAAGATTGTTTTGAACATTATTAATAACAAGAAAAGCATTTCCTTTTCTGGCTGTTTTGCTCAGCTTTTCTTCTTCACTTTTTTGGGAGCAACTGAAATTATTTTACTTGCAGTGATGTCTTTTGACAGGTATTTGGCAGTATGTTTCCCCTTACGTTATACTAGTATCATGACACAAAAAACATGCTATGTCCTGGCTGCTGTGTCATGGGTGTTTAGTTTCCTGACCACTTCATTTCCTATAATCAAAATATCTGAGTTACATTTTTGTAGTGCAAATGTAATTAACCACTTTTTCTGTGAGGCTGCACCTTTACTCAAGTTGTCTTGTTCAGATACATATTTTGAAGAGTTATTTGTAATTATCTGTGCATCTTCTGTTACTATCACGTCTGTGCTCCTCACTATGGTATCATATGGTTGTATACTAAGGGCAATATTGAAGATCCCATCTGTCACTGGTAAACAGAAGGCTGCCTCTACCTGTGCCTCCCATCTAATAGTGGTTACTGCATTTTATTCAACTGTTATTGCTATGTACATAAAACCTACAGGTAGCAAGGGCTCTCTTAATAAGATAATGGCATTGGTCTATGCAGTGTTTACGCCATTTGTTAATCCATTTATTTACAGTTTACGAAACAAAGAAGTTAAAGATGCATTTTTTAGACATGTTTTAAAAAAGGGGGTTCAATGA